The Candidatus Binataceae bacterium genome contains the following window.
GCTCGGGCCACTTCGCCGCGCAATTGCGTTCGATCTGAATCGCCGAACGGAAGAGCTGCTCAGCCTCCGACACCCTCGCGGCATCTTCGAGTAGCACGAGCAAATTCGCTTTGAGTCGCAATCTCCCCGCCTGAAGCCTAACCTCGTTCCAAGGGGCTTGCGCATCTGCGAGCGCCTTGAGCCCTTGGATAGCTTGCCCAGACTTCCAGTACGCCTCAGCGGCCAAAAATGAGATGTAGTAGAAACCTCTATCTCTCTTGCCTTCCGCCCTGTCCCATATCTGAAGTATCTGCGCGATCCCCTCGTCATTCCGACCAACGTGCGCCAATGCCAATGCTCTGAGTGCAATCGCTGCGAGCAACGCAGACTGGAACCCACGCATCCTACAGATTGCAATCCCCTCTTCTGACGCTTCTATCGCCGATTGGAATTCGCCGCGTAGCAAGTGCAGATGACTGGCGTCGTTTAGGACCCACTGGAGAGTGTACGGGTCGCCGAGCCTTCGCGCCCAATCCATCGCCTGGCGGTGCTTCTCGAAAGCCTGCTCAGGATAGCCAAGCGCATGAAGAACACCGGCCAACCGGCTCAATCCGCATGCTCCAGGATCCTGAACCCAACCATAAGACCGTCGCGCCTGAAAGTTGTAGTGAGCAATGCTTTTTTCAAAGTGGTTACGTGATGACAAGAAGTCACTTAAGTCTCCAAAAATCACCCCTAATGCATGGTGGGACCAAACCAGCCCGACCGGGTCCTCCTTTCTTTCTGCCAAGCTCAACATTTGGTTCGCGAGTTCCAAAGCCGTTGGCAGCTCTCTGCGATTGATGTAGATGGAAGTCAAACCTCCCAAAATCGAAGAGAGATGCGGGGTATCATCGGTCCGCTGGCTGAGATCTCTGGCGCGATAGTAGGCTTTCTCGACTTCAGGCGAGGTATAGCCCTTTGTCGCAATCAGCGGAGTCGTCAACAGCATCTGAAGGCCGAGCTCCTCTCCGTCTCGGCCGACGCTCTCGGGCAGGTTGTTCAGGACCTCGAGTGCCCTGGCGAAATCGGCCAGTGCTTCGGCATTGGCGAATCGTCGCAGCGCTTGCCTTCCCGCTTTTCGCCAGGCCGCAATGGCAGGCTCTGCGGCCCCCGCCTCAGTCCAATGCAAGGCGAGGAGTTCTGGTCGCGTAACTGCGGCCTCCGGGAACTTTTCGGCAAGCGTCTCGGCAACGCGGCGATGCAATTGCCTTCGGCGGCTCTTTAGCAGCGCTTCGTAAGCAGCATCTTGCACGAGTGCATGCTTGAACTGGTAGCTAGCCTCGGGCGGAATCCCACGCGTGTAGACCAATTCCGCTTCGCCGAGCCTGGTGAGCGCCGACTGCAACTCGTCTTCAGCCATTGGCGAGACTGCGTGGAGCAGTTCGTAGGAGAACTCGCGACCTATCACAGAAGCGACTTGTGCTACGTCTTTGGCGGGCCCCAGACGGTCGAGCCGCGCCATCAGCGAGTCTTGCAGGGTCGCCGGAATCGCGCGCACGGCCTCAGCACTGCCGCCCTCCAGCACCGCAAGCGTCAGTTCCTCTGCGAACAGCGGGACGCCATCGGTGCGTTCGACCACGGAATCGAGCACATCCTTAGGAAGCACCTCGAGGGCGGCGACTCGCGTAACCATCTCGCGCATCTGCGAGCGGCTCAGGCGGTTGAGCGTGATCTGCGTGTGATGGGCACGCATCGGCCAGGACGCGCGGAACTCCGGCCGCGCCGTATACAGCAGCAACATCGGCACAGTCGCGTTCTGTTCGACGGTCAATTGCTGAAGCTCGAGGCTCGAGGGGTCAGACCACTGGAGGTCTTCCAGCACCAAAACGAGGGGCTGGGCACGTGTCGTGCCGAAAAGCAACCCGATGAGCGTGGCGAGCAGCCGCTTGCGTTGCTGCCCGGGCGAGAGCAGCAGTGGGGGGTACTTGTCGGCCACCGGCAGATTCAGCAGCGGCGCGATCAACGGCACCGCCTCGGCGGGCTTCAGTCCGGCCAAGGCGATGTTCTCGTCGAGCCGATCAAGCTTCTCCGCGACCGACTCAGTGCCACGCCAGTCGAAACCCTGGCGGATCACGTCGGAAGTCGATGCAAAAGTGGTTTGCTGCAAATAGGGCGAAAATTCTGTCTGGATCCACCTGTGCGACGAACCGGACAGCCGCTCTTGAAACCGTCGCACCAGGCGCGACTTGCCGATGCCCGCCTCGCCTGTGATCAATACCACCTGACCCTCACCCTCGCGCGCCAGTTCCCATCGATTCATCAGCAAGCGCAGCTCATCATTGCGGCCGACGAATGGTGTCAGGCCGCGCGAAGCTGAAGTACGCAGACGCCCGCGGACCCCGCTCGAGCGCAACACGCCGTAGAGTTGAACCGGTTCGGGCACGCCTTTGAGGGTTTGTGTCCCACCATCTTCAACCACGAACAACCCGGATACGAGTTGAAGCACCGAGGCGGTTATCAAGATTGTGTTCGGCGCGGCGGCCGTCTGCACGCGGGACGCGATGTTGGGCACGTCGCCGAATGCGCTGATCCCCTGTCGCCCTTCATCCAGCACCACTTGCCCGCTATGAACGCCGACCCGTACGGCGAGCTCAACCTTGTGATTTCCGGCAGGCGCGTGGTTGGTTTCGGAGATCGCGTCGAGGATCGCGAGACTGGCACGGACCGCGCGCTCGGCGTCATCGTCATGCGCTTGCGGATAGCCGAAGAAAGCCAACACCCCGTCACCGAGGTATTGCGCAACCTCGCCGCCGAATTGAGCAACCGCGTCGCCCATGACTCGATGATACCAGGCCAGGATCTCACGCCACTCCTCAGGATCCAGATGAGCGGCGATTGCAGTCGAGTTCACCAGGTCGGAGAAGACGACCGTGAGATGTCGCCGTTCACCGCCTCCTTGTTGCCGCCCACTGCTGGCACTTGGCGCAGCTTGGACAGTTTCCGCTTTCAGCGGCTTCGCGCACTCGATGCAGAACTTCGCCGTTGGCGAATTCTCTGAGCCGCATGACAGACATCGACGCGTGAACGGAGAGGCACATTCCTCGCAGAATTTCGCCCGGTCCGGATTTTCAGCTCCGCACTTCGAACAGCGCATTGTGGTTTCCAAAGCCCCCTCGCTCGCAAGACGGTCCAGACTAAACTCGTTTCAGCGCGCATCGCAAAGGTTTGATTTGAGAGGCGGAGCGACCGTCCACCCGTGGTCCCGCCCACTTTCCGAGCGAGAAAAAGGACGCGCGATACAGTCGCGGTACCACCCTGCGGCGACCACAAAGACGCAAGCAGGAATGATTATCAAATTTATGGCAAATACGGCGAAACGAGGGGTGGATACAACCCGCACCGTGATTATCAGGCTGCTAATCGCTCCCTGTACGAAATTCCCGCGATGTAGCGGAAAGGCATTTTTTCCGGGGTGCGGCACGCGTGCCAAAATCGCGGAAAAATCGGTGAAATGCGGGGAAATAAAAATACCCGGGAATTTCTGCCGGGGAATTATTTTTTCGGTTTTTCCCCCGCGGTGGAGACAAACGATTAACCGGTCCGCTCGGGGCGGCGCGGAGGCTCACAGCCAGGCTTGGCGTCAATGCGCGCCGCCCAGGCCTCTTTTCGTCCAGCGTGGGTTGAAAACATCGAAAATGTCGCGGATTTATTGGGATATTCGGGAGAACCCGTTGGTGAGGGATTAATTGACATCGAAAAAGCCAATGGAATCACGCGCTTTTTGAGGAGGCGCGCTTCCACCAAAGTCGCGGCAGATTTCGCCTGAACGCTCCCGGCAGCATTGGAGTCGCGTCGATCAACAAGAATCGGTAGTTCAGGGGCCTACCCGGATCGCCAAGCCGAGGACCTGAAATGGCCCGTTTTCAGGGCTGGTGGGTGTCAAATGTAGGTGTCAGACGAGCCGTAGGAGGGTCGGAATGGCGAAAAAACCCTTGATCCTATTGGTGGAGCTGACGCGGATCGAACGCGCGACCTCCTGAATGCCATTCAGGCGCTCTCCCAAACTGAGCTACAGCCCCACCGCATCGGGCTTTTCAGCTAATCCGAACCTTCTGGTGGAGTCAATCGCAGCGCTGGAATCCTCGCATTCCGCAAACTGACGACCCCCACCACAAGCGAAGGTTCCTACGCAAAACCCAGTCGCCGCTCCCCATCGCCTTCGACTCGCTCTGCTAAACCTCGGCGTCTTCTCGCTTTTGTCGGTGAGTTGCTGCGAGCTGGCCTCCTATGTCACTTGGAAACGATGAACCGTCCATCAAGGAGGCAGAGCGATGAAGACTTTCGACCACATCGTTTACGAAACCCCGGCCGAGCACGTTGCCCGCATCGTCCTCAACCGGGTCCAGACCCGAAATTCGCAGGACACTCACTTTCTCTACGAGCTCAACGACGCCTTTGATGTCGCGGCGCAGGACGACGACATCAAAGTGATCGTTCTGGCCGCCAATGGACCCCATTTTTCTTCGGGACATGATCTGCGCGAACGCAACGGTGTCGAAGCCTTGCGCAACCACAAGACCGTCGGCACGTGGTGCGGCTTCGCATGCGCCGGCGCCGAGGCGCAGATGTCCCGCGAGAAGGAGCTCTATCTCGGTCTTAGCGAGCGGTGGCGCAATATTCCCAAACCCACCATCGCGGCCGTGCAGGGCCGCTGCATCATGGGCGGACTGATGCTCATCTGGCCATGCGACATCATCATTGCCAGTGAAGATGCTCAGTTCGTCGATCATGCGGTCAGCTTCGGCGTTGGAGGGGTTGAGTATTTCGCCCATCCGTGGGAAATGGGCGCGCGCAAGGCCAAGGAGTTTCTGTTCACCGGAGAGTGGATGAGCGCGGCAGAGGCGCATCGATTGGGCATGATCAACCACCTGGTGCCGCTTGACCAGCTGCAGGAAGCCGCGCTCGCGATGGCGAAGAAGATCGCGACCAAGCCGATGTTCGCCCTGAAGCTGGCAAAGGAATCAGTGAACGCGATGGAAGACGTCCAGGGGCGCACCAACGCGATGCAGACCTCGTTCGCACTCCATCAGCTGGCCCACACCCACAATTTGAAGTTGTTCAACATGCTGATGGATCCCAGCGGCTTGCCCCCCGAAACCGCCAGAACTATCGGTCTGAGCGCGGAGCCGAAACGCTAGCGGCGACCCTGCGAGTATTCGGAGGCGGGCCTGCGGAGTAGCGGGATCCTCTAGCCCGCGGACTCTGCGGATTTCTGCTCCGCGGTTTGCGAATCCTCGGCGCGTATCGCCGTTGCGATGTCGGCACTCATCCTGGCCAGGGCGCGGCTGTGCGCGGCGGCGAGCGCATCGAAGCTGTCTCCCTGTACGGTTTCGTGTGCCACCGTGCGGCCCGTTTGGGTGGCGCCGTTGGCTTTGCGCACTACCCAAACCGCATCGAGCACTGCACCCTGACCGCGAATCGAGTCGAAGCGCTGAACATCGATCGTGACTCGATAGGCCGCGTTGAAATTGGCCAGGGGCGCAGTCGCCACGTCGGGCGTGCCCAACAGCGCCGAAAGGTCTCCGGCCACCACCTTGGCGATGCTGTCGTTAAGCGGCGCCGACCAGCGGTTGAATTCCTCGATATCCACCTTGTTTCCGCCGTCCTGGACCACGAATTCCGGCCGGTCCACCCCAGCCGGGATCGAAATCGGTCCGACCAGCACCGCCAGGTTTGCCGGCGCTAGCCCAATGGGCGTCGACGTCGAGCTTAGCGAATAGAATTTGGGCGGTGCCGACGTGCATCCCGTGACTGCCATCAAGGCACTCACCATAATACAGAGGGCGGCGGCCAGCGCCGCCTTTTGTGCTAAACAGGTGGGCGCGACGGTTCCTGTGGCGGGTGTAACCATGGTTCTCGTCATCATCACTTTGGCTCCCCCGGCTTGCCGCGAATGAGCGCTTCCGGATGTTGCTCGAGGTAGTCCGCAAGCACTCGCAGCGATCGCGCCATGCGGCTGATCTCCATCAGCGTGCTGCTCAGCTCCTGGGCTTGCGCTGAATCGGGCGAAATCATCGTGTCAGCAGTGTTCAACGTCCCGCGCGCGCTGACCAGAGTGAGGTTCAATTGGCCCAGCGCATTTTTGAGCTCGTTTCCGATCTCGGTAAACGGCATCTGGTCAACCTTGTCCACGATATCTTCGACCTTCCGCTCAGTGGTCTGCAGGTCACCCGGTATGGTCGGCAGCTGGACTGGTCTCTGCGACCAGTCCACGCTTACCGGCCTCGCGCCCGGGAAGAAATCGAATGCGACCAGCGAGGCGCCGGTCAGCAGATTCCCGGATCGAAGTTGCGCCCGCACCCCATGCGCAACCAAGCTATCGATCAACCTGCGCCGCGCAGCTTCCAGTTCGGCCGGCGGCGCCTGACTGATGACCTGAACGCCCAGCCGCACTGGATCAAGCTCGATCGTTACCGGGATCGAGAATTGCGCGGTTTTAAAATCGATCTGGGCGCGAACGTCGGTCACCTGGCCGATCTTGATGCCCCGAAACTCGACTGGTGCGCCGGGAAGGAGTCCCCTTACCGACTCCTTGAAGATCACTTGATAGGTTTGCGGGTGTTGGGGCGGAGGCTCGTACGCCTCCGCGCGGCTGTAGTACAGAGTAAAAACTGTCTCGGCGTCGGCCGGAGACAAGACCTCGGAATCAACTGGAGTCTCGAACGCGACCCCGCCTATCAGGATCGAGAGGAGCGACTCGGTCCTTACGGTGAGCCCACTGGCCGATAGCTGCACATCTATCCCGCTCGCCTGCCAGAATCGCGTGTTCGGATTGACGTACTGATCGTAAGGAGCCTTGACGAAGACCCGGATGGTGAAATTCCTGCCGCTTTTGTCGAGGTTGTACGAGGCGATTTGGCCGACCTGCAGATGACGAAAGAACAGCGGCGTACCGATGTCGAGCGAACCCAGGCTCGACGTTTTGAGCACGAAGAATCGGCCTGGCACGCCTTCGGTCACCACCGGCGGCGTGTCCAGTGCGATGAACTCGCGTTTGCTCACCTTGGAGTTCCCGATCTCCATCCCGATGTAGGAGCCGGAGATCAGCGTGCCGAGTCCGGTAACGTTTGCCCCCGAAATGCGCGGCCTTACCACCCAGAACTGCGTATCGTCGCTGAGAAAGTCCTCGGTTTTCGGCGCCATCTGGGCGTTAGCGATGACGCGCATGTGGTCTTCGGAGAGACGAATCTTGGTGATGGTGCCGACGTCGACACCCTTGTAGCTGATCTTGGTTTTACCTGCTTCGAGTCCCTCGGCGGATACGAATGTGATGGTAATTTCCGGACCCTCGCTCAGAATTCTTGTAACCGCAACCCAGACCCCGATAGCCGCCGCCACAATCGGGATAATCCAAACCACCGAGAGCCGGGTCCGCTTGCGCGACACGCCTCTCGATTGCGGTACGCTAGGGAGCGTTGTGCGCTCATCAGCCATAATGAACTCCTTGTTCGCTGGCCGCGTCCCAAATCAGGCGGGGATCGAAAGACTCGACCGCCAGCATCGTCAGCACCACGACCATCGCGAAGAAAAACAATCCGGGCCCCGGCTCAACTGACATCAGCGGCTGAAGCTGCACCAAGGCCGCCGTGAAGGTGTCGACGAAAACATCCACCATCGACCACCGCCCGATGAATTCGACGGTTCGAAAGAGCCTTATGCGCTGTTCGTTATTCCGGATCGAACCGCGTTGCACGGTGACGAGCAAATACGCCATCACGGCGATCTTCGCGCTCGGGATGATGATGCTTGCGATCAGGACGATCAGCGACAACGGCCACCCGGTCGGCGACCACAGCAATATCACCCCCTGCAAGATCGTGTCGGAATCGGTGCCAGTAGCGGTGGTAGTGGTCAAAACCGGGAGAACGTTGGCCGGGATGTAGCAGATCGCCGCGGCGATCACGAAGGCCCAGGTCCGCTGGATGCTATCGCGCTTGCGAAAAGCGACCGGTTCCGCGCACCGGGGGCAGTGCCCTTTCTCCACGCCCGGCGCGGGCAGCGAAAGCAGTCCGCACGCGCCGCAGTTTTGCAGCCCATGTTGCATCGCGGTGCTGGGGGCGGCGCTCATGCCTACGCCTGCGGCAACACCGTTCCTGCCGCCTCGCTAGCCACGTCCGCATCGGCCGCCCACTCGATCCGTTCCCATACTTCGTCAGGATCGAACCCGGACTGCATGGCCGCCAGCACAAACACCAGGGCCCCTAGCACAAACAGGGCGAGCCCGGGCACCACGGTCGCATAGTCTGCGATTTTGGTCAGCGCAACGAGTACGCCCAGCATCATTACCTCGATCATGCTCCAGATCCTCGTAAGACGATGGTGCCGTAACAGAACCCCGACCCAGCGGCGTGGTGATTCGCGCAATGCTCCCAGAACGATGGCCAGCATGAAACCGATTTGCAGTGCGGGAGCGATCATCGCGGTGAAGAGCACCAGCGCGGAGACGGTGTCGCGTCTGTCGGCCCACAGCTGCATGGCGCCGCCGAACACCGTCGTCGATGCCTCCCTGCCGACTACGGTCAGCCCAAGCATCGGAACCGAGTTTGCGACGACGTAGAGCAGCGCTGCCGCGATCGCGAGCGCGAGCGTCCGATGCAGCGAATCCTCGCGACGACGACGGATTTCTTCATTGCAACGCGGACAGCGTGCTGAGCCACCCGATGCCAGAGGCGGAAGGCGCTGCAAAAGATCGCAATTGTGGCAGCTTACAAGAGAGAGGTCGGCGACGGGACGATTGTAGAATTCGTTGGATCGACTCACGTTAGCACTGATAACTGCTGGGAATTATTTCGCGAAATAGTCGCGGACCAGCTTAACACCGCTGCTTGCGCTCTACGATGCCAATCCGCGAGTGCTCGGTATATCCTACTTTGGTGTAATGACCTTCCCGCCGAGTCTCAGAAAAACCAAGGAAATGACTCGTCGTTGACAGAAAAGACCGTGATTCTATGAGAAAACCCAAGACATGGCGTGAAGCCGGTTTTTAGTGACTCTACTGGCCAAGCGCGCACCTTCCGCTGCTCCCACAAAACCGGAGCGATGCCACACATTCTTGGCGGGAGACGAGGGTTCATTCCGAGCACGGGTGCTCGCTGGGATTTTGAAACACGCCAGAACGCGCCTTTCAAATCGTTTCGACCTCCCGTTGAATCAAGCTCTGCTGAGAATCTCTCTGTCGTCCCAGCCGCGGCGGGGGACTCTGCTCTTCGGAAGGCGACCACGACTTTAGCCCGTACGATGTACACGCACAGACGTAACCCTGCACCGGCGTAATTTGCCGTCCGGAGGATTTGACACCGGCGCGAAATGTGCCCTCAAGGCTAGAGCTTAGCGTACCCTTTAAGTGCGCAGGTGGCGTAGACTACGAGCTGGTAATTCGAGATGGAACAGGAAACGATACAGCATCTGCCCGCATCATGCTCCGGCGATGACGTCGCCGCCGCTTTGAGCGCGGATGGCGCCGTGATTGTCGATTCGGTCATCGCGCCCGGCTTCATCGATGAACTAAACGCGGAGCTAACGCCCTGGATCGACCGAACCAGTCCCGGCCCTGACTCCTTTTCCGGCAAGAATACGCGGCGGACCGGCGCTCTGGTCGCGCGTTCGCAGAAATGCCGCGAACTGGTGATGCATCCGCTGGCGCTGGGTACCTGCAAGAAATTTCTCGCCCACGCGACCAGCTTTCAGCTTCATCTCACCCAAGTGATCGCTATCGGCCCGGGCGAACCGGCGCAGGCTATCCACCGGGACCAATGGGCATTCGACTTCTTCAGGTTTCCACGAGGGTTCGAAGTCCAGTGCAATACGATCTGGGCGATGAGCGACTTCACCGCACTGAACGGCGCCACCCGGGTAATTCGCGGAAGCAATCGATTTGATGACAAACTGCGCTTCAAAGAGGACGACACCGTTGCTGCCGAGATGACCAAAGGCTCGGTCCTCTTTTACAGCGGCAGCGTCTATCACGGCGGCGGCGCCAATCGTTCCGGCGACACGCGCGTCGGAATCAACATCACCTACAACCTCTCGTGGCTGCGTCAGGAAGAGAATCAATATCTCGCCGTGCCGCTGGAAATCGCGCGCACCCTGCCGGTGGAACTGCTCCGACTGATGGGTTATCAACGCGGTGCATACGCGCTGGGCTACGTGGGCAACCTGCTCGATCCAATCCAGATCGTGCGCCCGGACCTTCCCGCGGGCGTCGGCTACCCGCAAAGCAGCAGCGAGAAGCTCAAACAACAGGGGCGCGAACTACGCTCATCCGCAAAGAGCTAATCGCGGGCGTTACCTTCCGCCCCCTTCTCCGGTCTGAAGCTCTTTCTTGTCTTGTGCGCGCTCTAGCAGTTCTCTGGCGGCGCGCAGGAATTTATCACTGCTCCCTTCGCCTCCGAGCATGCGCGCAATCTCATGCGCGCGGCGCTCTTCGTCGAGCAGTGTGACCCTGCTCCTAGTTGAGCCGCGGCGCTCCTCCTTTTCAACTACGAAATGGCGATCCGCGAACGCGGCGATTTGCGGGAGATGGGTTACGCACAGAATCTGATGAAATTTCGCGAGCTGCTTGAGTTTGCGCCCGACCACGGTGGCGACCGCACCGCCGATTCCCGCATCAACTTCGTCAAAAATCATGCTCGCTATTCCGCGCCTCTGTGCTTCCAACCGTTTCAATGCGAGCATCACGCGCGACAGCTCTCCGCCCGACGCAATCCGCGCGAGCGGCATTGCAGGCTGCCCGAGATTAGGCGCGATGTAGTATTCCACTGTGTCGGCACCTGCCGGACCGAGTGCAATTTCGCGATGCGTGAAGGAGCCTTCTTCCCCGTTCAGCACGCCCAGTCGCGGTTCGAAGACGGGCGCGCGCATTCCAAGCGTCTTCAATTCAGCTTCCATCCGGCGTTCTAAATCCGCCGCCGCTTGTTTGCGATGTGCGGTCAGCTGGACCGCCCGCTCGACGAGTCCCTCAAGCGCCTCCGTCAGTTCGCGTTGCGCCTGCGCCTTCGACTCGGTGACCCCCTCCAGCTCGGCGATTTCTATGCGTGAGCGTTCCAGGGTTGCGATCACGCTTCCGAGCGAACCGCCGTACTTGCGCTTTAGCTGGTTGAGTTCCTGGATTCGTGCTTCGACCTGCTCCAGGCGGGCCGGATCTGCTTCGATCTTTTGCGCGTATCCGGACAGCATGTGTGCGGCCTCCTCGAGGTTGATACGCGCGGCGCGAATCATCTCGAGGGGTTCCTTAAGCTTTGCATCGAGCCGCTCGGCTTCGACCAGGCACGCTTGCGCGCCGCCGACCGCGTCGACCGCCGCACCTTCGGCGCCGTAGAGCATCGCTTCCGCCTCGCTCGCCGCCCGTGCGAGTTTGGTCGCATTCGCCAAGACACTTCTTTCGGCGGCCAGGGCCTCGTCCTCTCCCGCTCCGAGTGCGGCCTTCTCCAGCTCCGAAATGCGAAACCGCGCGAGATCGAGCAGATCGGCGCGCTCGCGCTCCCGCCGGTTCAATTCATCCAGGCGCGCCTGCAAACTGGTCGCCCTATCCCACGCTTGGCGATACTTGGAAAGCTCTGGTTTAAGCTGCGCGTAGCGGTCCAGGATTTCGCGATGACTCTCCGGACGCAGCAGTGATTGCTGTTCGTGCTGACCATAGACCTGTACGAGCGCCGCGCCGATGCGTCCCAGGTTCTGCACGGTGGCCAGGTCGCCGTCGATGGTAACCCTCGATCGTCCACCTTCCGCGATAACTCTACGCACCAGGAGTTCGCGCTGCGCCAAGTCGCGATCCGGAAACCCCTCAAGCGCGGCCTCGCCTTCCAGCGCAAACATCGCTTCGACCGTCGCGTCCATCTCGCCCGAGCGGATCATGTCCGGGGAGCCTCGCCCGCCCAGCAGTAACCCGAGCGCGGTTAGAACGATAGTCTTACCGGCGCCCGTCTCGCCGGACAGGATATTCAGCCCCGGACCAAATTCGAGCGTTGCTTCCTGGATGATCGCGAAATTGTGGATCCTGAGCTCGTGCAGCATCGCCGCTTCAGCCCCAGCGCAGCTTGTTCCGCCACACCTCGAAGTATCCATGCTCGGACCGCACCAGCGAGACACCGTGCGGACCGCGTTTGATGCGAATGCAATCCTCTGCACCGACCATCGATGACTCCTGCCCGTCGACTGTCAGGGTCGCGTCGTGATCCGATACGTTCACGCGGACCTCGAGTTCAGTGGAATCAGGCAGCACGATAGGACGGTTCGAGAGGGTATGCGGGCAAATCGGTGCCAGAACCATGACCCCCAAGGTCGGGAACACGATGGGGCCGCCGGCGCTCAGCGCGTAGGCGGTGGAGCCGGTCGGCGTCGCGATGATCAACCCATCGGCGCGATAAGTGCAGAACGGCTGCTCGTTTGCGTGCACCTCGAGCTGGAGCATCCGGCCCAGCGGGCCGCGGTTGAGCGCTACATCATTAACCGCGATGAAGCGATCCATGCGCCGCAGGTCTTTGCTCGCGCGCTCGACAACGACCTCCAGGGTTATCCGGTGATCAACCTCGTAGTTTCCCTTGAGAACCCGATCGACAGCCTGCTGCGCTTCTTCGACCGTGACTTGCGTGAGAAAGCCCAATCCGCCGAGGTTTACACCGAGAATCGGCGTGCCCCGAGCGGCACTAACGCGCGCGACGCCGAGCAGCGTCCCATCACCTCCGAGCACTACGACAAAGTCCGCACGCTCGGCCAGCTCCTCGCGCGACACTGCCTTCGCATCGATGCGCGCAGCGATTTCCGGTTCCGCGAGCGCCAGAATCCGCTTGGAGCGGATGTGTTGCGCGAGTTTTTTCGCGATCGCAACCGCCTCGGTCTGATTGCGCTTAACTACCAGCCCAATTGACTTTATGGTTCGCTTGGCCACGCGCGTACGCCATTATCATGCGCGGATTACACCAGCAACGCGACCCTGCGCGCCCGGAAGGCGTTCAATTCACGGATCTAGTGCGAGATGTGGGGGCTGATCGGAATGTTGGAATTCTTGCCGTATACAATCGCGACCGCGTTGATGTAATAGCCGACCAGACTCT
Protein-coding sequences here:
- a CDS encoding AAA family ATPase; amino-acid sequence: MRCSKCGAENPDRAKFCEECASPFTRRCLSCGSENSPTAKFCIECAKPLKAETVQAAPSASSGRQQGGGERRHLTVVFSDLVNSTAIAAHLDPEEWREILAWYHRVMGDAVAQFGGEVAQYLGDGVLAFFGYPQAHDDDAERAVRASLAILDAISETNHAPAGNHKVELAVRVGVHSGQVVLDEGRQGISAFGDVPNIASRVQTAAAPNTILITASVLQLVSGLFVVEDGGTQTLKGVPEPVQLYGVLRSSGVRGRLRTSASRGLTPFVGRNDELRLLMNRWELAREGEGQVVLITGEAGIGKSRLVRRFQERLSGSSHRWIQTEFSPYLQQTTFASTSDVIRQGFDWRGTESVAEKLDRLDENIALAGLKPAEAVPLIAPLLNLPVADKYPPLLLSPGQQRKRLLATLIGLLFGTTRAQPLVLVLEDLQWSDPSSLELQQLTVEQNATVPMLLLYTARPEFRASWPMRAHHTQITLNRLSRSQMREMVTRVAALEVLPKDVLDSVVERTDGVPLFAEELTLAVLEGGSAEAVRAIPATLQDSLMARLDRLGPAKDVAQVASVIGREFSYELLHAVSPMAEDELQSALTRLGEAELVYTRGIPPEASYQFKHALVQDAAYEALLKSRRRQLHRRVAETLAEKFPEAAVTRPELLALHWTEAGAAEPAIAAWRKAGRQALRRFANAEALADFARALEVLNNLPESVGRDGEELGLQMLLTTPLIATKGYTSPEVEKAYYRARDLSQRTDDTPHLSSILGGLTSIYINRRELPTALELANQMLSLAERKEDPVGLVWSHHALGVIFGDLSDFLSSRNHFEKSIAHYNFQARRSYGWVQDPGACGLSRLAGVLHALGYPEQAFEKHRQAMDWARRLGDPYTLQWVLNDASHLHLLRGEFQSAIEASEEGIAICRMRGFQSALLAAIALRALALAHVGRNDEGIAQILQIWDRAEGKRDRGFYYISFLAAEAYWKSGQAIQGLKALADAQAPWNEVRLQAGRLRLKANLLVLLEDAARVSEAEQLFRSAIQIERNCAAKWPELLSTTALARLLRDTGRPGEARTMLAEIYNWFTEGFDTADLKDAKALLDELN
- a CDS encoding enoyl-CoA hydratase, whose product is MKTFDHIVYETPAEHVARIVLNRVQTRNSQDTHFLYELNDAFDVAAQDDDIKVIVLAANGPHFSSGHDLRERNGVEALRNHKTVGTWCGFACAGAEAQMSREKELYLGLSERWRNIPKPTIAAVQGRCIMGGLMLIWPCDIIIASEDAQFVDHAVSFGVGGVEYFAHPWEMGARKAKEFLFTGEWMSAAEAHRLGMINHLVPLDQLQEAALAMAKKIATKPMFALKLAKESVNAMEDVQGRTNAMQTSFALHQLAHTHNLKLFNMLMDPSGLPPETARTIGLSAEPKR
- a CDS encoding PqiC family protein; protein product: MMTRTMVTPATGTVAPTCLAQKAALAAALCIMVSALMAVTGCTSAPPKFYSLSSTSTPIGLAPANLAVLVGPISIPAGVDRPEFVVQDGGNKVDIEEFNRWSAPLNDSIAKVVAGDLSALLGTPDVATAPLANFNAAYRVTIDVQRFDSIRGQGAVLDAVWVVRKANGATQTGRTVAHETVQGDSFDALAAAHSRALARMSADIATAIRAEDSQTAEQKSAESAG
- a CDS encoding MlaD family protein encodes the protein MADERTTLPSVPQSRGVSRKRTRLSVVWIIPIVAAAIGVWVAVTRILSEGPEITITFVSAEGLEAGKTKISYKGVDVGTITKIRLSEDHMRVIANAQMAPKTEDFLSDDTQFWVVRPRISGANVTGLGTLISGSYIGMEIGNSKVSKREFIALDTPPVVTEGVPGRFFVLKTSSLGSLDIGTPLFFRHLQVGQIASYNLDKSGRNFTIRVFVKAPYDQYVNPNTRFWQASGIDVQLSASGLTVRTESLLSILIGGVAFETPVDSEVLSPADAETVFTLYYSRAEAYEPPPQHPQTYQVIFKESVRGLLPGAPVEFRGIKIGQVTDVRAQIDFKTAQFSIPVTIELDPVRLGVQVISQAPPAELEAARRRLIDSLVAHGVRAQLRSGNLLTGASLVAFDFFPGARPVSVDWSQRPVQLPTIPGDLQTTERKVEDIVDKVDQMPFTEIGNELKNALGQLNLTLVSARGTLNTADTMISPDSAQAQELSSTLMEISRMARSLRVLADYLEQHPEALIRGKPGEPK
- a CDS encoding paraquat-inducible protein A, whose amino-acid sequence is MSAAPSTAMQHGLQNCGACGLLSLPAPGVEKGHCPRCAEPVAFRKRDSIQRTWAFVIAAAICYIPANVLPVLTTTTATGTDSDTILQGVILLWSPTGWPLSLIVLIASIIIPSAKIAVMAYLLVTVQRGSIRNNEQRIRLFRTVEFIGRWSMVDVFVDTFTAALVQLQPLMSVEPGPGLFFFAMVVVLTMLAVESFDPRLIWDAASEQGVHYG
- a CDS encoding paraquat-inducible protein A, producing MSRSNEFYNRPVADLSLVSCHNCDLLQRLPPLASGGSARCPRCNEEIRRRREDSLHRTLALAIAAALLYVVANSVPMLGLTVVGREASTTVFGGAMQLWADRRDTVSALVLFTAMIAPALQIGFMLAIVLGALRESPRRWVGVLLRHHRLTRIWSMIEVMMLGVLVALTKIADYATVVPGLALFVLGALVFVLAAMQSGFDPDEVWERIEWAADADVASEAAGTVLPQA